Proteins from a genomic interval of Nicotiana tomentosiformis chloroplast, complete genome:
- the psbA gene encoding photosystem II protein D1 — protein sequence MTAILERRESESLWGRFCNWITSTENRLYIGWFGVLMIPTLLTATSVFIIAFIAAPPVDIDGIREPVSGSLLYGNNIISGAIIPTSAAIGLHFYPIWEAASVDEWLYNGGPYELIVLHFLLGVACYMGREWELSFRLGMRPWIAVAYSAPVAAATAVFLIYPIGQGSFSDGMPLGISGTFNFMIVFQAEHNILMHPFHMLGVAGVFGGSLFSAMHGSLVTSSLIRETTENESANEGYRFGQEEETYNIVAAHGYFGRLIFQYASFNNSRSLHFFLAAWPVVGIWFTALGISTMAFNLNGFNFNQSVVDSQGRVINTWADIINRANLGMEVMHERNAHNFPLDLAAIEAPSTNG from the coding sequence ATGACTGCAATTTTAGAGAGACGCGAAAGCGAAAGCCTATGGGGTCGCTTCTGTAACTGGATAACCAGCACTGAAAACCGTCTTTACATTGGATGGTTTGGTGTTTTGATGATCCCTACCTTATTGACGGCAACTTCTGTATTTATTATTGCCTTCATTGCTGCTCCTCCAGTAGACATTGATGGTATTCGTGAACCTGTTTCAGGGTCTCTACTTTACGGAAACAATATTATTTCCGGTGCCATTATTCCTACTTCTGCAGCTATAGGTTTACATTTTTACCCAATCTGGGAAGCGGCATCCGTTGATGAATGGTTATACAACGGTGGTCCTTATGAACTAATTGTTCTACACTTCTTACTTGGCGTAGCTTGTTACATGGGTCGTGAGTGGGAACTTAGTTTCCGTCTGGGTATGCGACCTTGGATTGCTGTTGCATATTCAGCTCCTGTTGCAGCTGCTACCGCAGTTTTCTTGATCTACCCAATCGGTCAAGGAAGTTTTTCTGATGGTATGCCTCTAGGAATCTCTGGTACTTTCAATTTCATGATTGTATTCCAGGCTGAGCACAACATCCTTATGCATCCATTTCACATGTTAGGCGTAGCTGGTGTATTCGGCGGCTCCCTATTCAGTGCTATGCATGGTTCCTTGGTAACTTCTAGTTTGATCAGGGAAACCACAGAAAATGAATCTGCTAATGAAGGTTACAGATTCGGTCAAGAGGAAGAAACTTATAACATCGTAGCCGCTCATGGTTATTTTGGCCGATTGATCTTCCAATATGCTAGTTTCAACAACTCTCGTTCGTTACACTTCTTCCTAGCTGCTTGGCCTGTAGTAGGTATCTGGTTTACCGCTTTAGGTATCAGCACTATGGCTTTCAACCTAAATGGTTTCAATTTCAACCAATCTGTAGTTGACAGTCAAGGTCGTGTAATTAATACTTGGGCTGATATCATTAACCGTGCTAACCTTGGTATGGAAGTTATGCATGAACGTAATGCTCACAACTTCCCTCTAGACCTAGCTGCTATCGAAGCTCCATCTACAAATGGATAA